The window TGCAGCCACCCGGCGCTCTCCGCGACCCGGACGGCTTCCAGACGATTGCGGGCGCCGGTCTTGCGCAGGATCACCGACATGTAGTTACGGACGGTCCCGGCGGTCAGATGCAGCATCGCGGCGACCTCGGTGGACGGCACCCCGGAACCCGCCACCCGCAGCACGTCCGCCTCCCGTGCGGACAGCGGGCTGGGCCGGGCAGCGACCATGGCGACGGCCAGCCGAGGGTCGACGACCCGTTCGCCGCGCACCAACTGCCGGATGGCCTGGACCAGTTCGTGCGGGGCCGCCTGGGTGCTGATCACGCCCCTGACGTGGGGGTCTTCCAGCGCGCGATGCAGGGTGGCCGGAGCTTCCGAACCGGCCAGCAGCAGGGTGCCGCAGCGAACCTCGTCCGTGCCGAGGCCCGCGACCGGGCTCAGGCCGATGTCGACGACCGCCACGTCGGCCCGCACCGCGCGGGCCATACCCGGTGCCTTGTCGAGGCGGTCCAGTTCGGCGACCACCGTGAGGTCTTCTTCCAGGGACAGGGTCGCGGCCAGGGCGCCGCGCAGCAGGTTGACGGGTTCAGCGAGCAGAATGCGGATCACGAAAGGCCTCCCAGCCAGGGTCGGGAATGCCGGCGCTACGTCGAAGGCCGGCCGGGTGGCACGGCACCGGGTCGATCCACCGGCGCCGGCCCGATTCCGGACCGTGTGATCAGCTGGGAGGACTGCAGTACCGGACGGACCGCCCGGTGGTGCTCGCCTGCTCAGGGGCGAGGGTTCCGGCAGCCGGGATCCCCGGCCACCAGGACGACGGAACGTCACCCGTCGACGGCACGTGACCGCCGCCGGAGTCGCGTAGCCCGCCGCAACCCGCCGACTGGCCGTCCGGGCCCGTCGGCGCGACGGGAGGTTCCGGTGTGACCGGCGCGGATCGCAGCACGTTGGCGGTGCGCTCGGCGCGAACGCCCGCAGTCGACGATCCCGCCGAGGTGTCGGCCGGCCATCCGCCTGCCGGTGCCGCCGCTGGACAGGTGGTTGCCGGCAGCGGCTGTGCAACGACGGCCGGGGGCAGTCGCCGATCGACCGACGACCGGTCGACGATCAGGCCCGGTGCCGGGAGCCGACCGCTCACCGAGCCCACGGACGCTGTCGGCGACTGCGGGATCGCCTGCAGCCGGTCGACGACCGCGTTCACGACAGCCATGGTGGAACGCAACGTGGGCTGCCCGGCCTCCGGCAGAAGATCGACGACCACATCCACGACCGGCATCGGCGGCAGCGCGGGAAGTCGCCGAGGCAACGATGGCCGGACGGCTGCATCGATCACGGCGGTCGGGTCCGAGGCGGCGATCCGGGCGCCGGTACCGACCTCGGGGGTCCGGTTGAGTGTGGCGGCAGCCTTGGGTGGGTTGGCCGAGGCAGAGACGGCACGCGACGGCGCCCTGGATGTGGCCGCCCGGCTGACCGGTTTCGCCGACGGCGGGTTCGAGAGGTCACGAACGACGGCGGTCTGGACCGGCCGCTTCCGGTCGCCGATCTTGGAGAGCGTGGGCTTGCGATCCACCGGTCTCGCGGACGCGGCTCTGCGCTGGTCCGACCTCGCCTGTTCGGCCTTGGGCACGACCGGCTTCGAAGGAACCGCCTTGCGCGGAACCGTACTGGTGCCGACTTTCCCGGCGTCGACGGCCGGCTTCCCGATCGGTGCGGGCGGAGCCGGCAGGACGCCGTCAGCCCAGGCGGCGCGGTCGAAGGCGCTCAGGGCGAGGTAGGCGCCGATCGCGAATCCGATCATCAACAGGAGGTGGGTGACGCGCCTGTGCATACCCACCTCCTGCCCGAAAGGATCGCAGACCATCGATGGTGAACTACCCATCCGTTGCGGACGAACACCGATTCGCCCGTGCCGTTCGCATAGGCCGCGCCGGCGGTCACCCCGCGGATCCGCCCGTGCCGTTCGGGCGGGCCGTGCCGGCGGTCACCCCGCGTACGGCATCCTAGGAGGCTAGTTGGCTTGTTTACCGGCGGCTGATGGTCGCCACTCCCCCTGGAGTCGGCGCCCGGACGGTGGTGGGCGGGGTCAGCTATCGACTTCCGGCAGCAGCGGGCGCATGAAGGTGCGGTCCCAGCGGAGCACGCAGCCCGATTCGTTGCGGATCCGATCGGCCGCCACGAACTCGGGGTCCACACCGAAGCGCTCCCGATAGCGCTCATAGGCGGCCAGACTGTCGAAGCTGAACAGGGCCTCGGCCCGGTCGCTGGCGCCCTCGGCGGGCAGGAAGTAGCCGTGGTGGACGCCACCGTGTGCGTTGACCAGGCGCATCCATTCGCGGGCGAACCGTTCGAAGTCGGCGATCTTCGCCGGGTCGATCACGTAGTGCACGACGCAGGTGATCACGAGGCGGCTCCCGGGGCGGCGGCTGGAGGCATCAGCGCAGCGTGTCACGGAAGGCGATCGGGGTGAGCCCGGCGCGCTGGTGGAAGTACTTGCTGAAGTTGGTGGCGCTGCTGAAGCCGAGCCGCGCCGCGATCTGGGCCGCCGTCTGGTCACTGTGGGCGAGCAGTCGTTTGGCCTCCAGGATCAGGCGGCGGTCGATGAAGTCCTTGGCGTTGACGCCGGTGGCGGCCCGGGTGGCGCGGGACAGGGTACGGGCGGACCAGCCGAGCCGGTGGGCGTAGTCCTCCAGGCGGCGGGTCCGGGTGAAGTCACGTTCGACGGCGTCGCGGAAGCGCAGGAAGGTGTCGCCGCCGCTCGGGCCTCCCGCGGGCGGCGCGAGTTGGAGCAGCAGCACGGCCAGCAGGTGCCGGAGCACGGCCTGCCGGACCTCGATCGTGGTACGCACCGGCGCGGTGAAGACACTGGTCAGATGGGCCGCCGACGCGGCGAGGGCGGCGCCGTCGTCCGGGTCGTGCAGGACCGGGGCGTACGGATCGTCGAGGCGCACGGCAGCGGCCGTGGCCGGGTCGGGGAACTCCGGTTCGAACAGGATCAGCGTCCCCTCCGCGGCGGTCAGGTCGCCCCACTGCTGTACCTGGCCGGGCCGGCCCCACATCCACCGGCCGGGCGTGAGGGTGTGCACGGTGAAGTCGACGGTGTGTTCGAGCCGGCCGGCGCGCAGGCACAGCAGGTGGTGGAAGGTCGGCCGCCGTGGGGTCCCGAAGGCCCGTCCACGTAACCGGGCCAGGTCGAGGACCTCGATCCCGCCCGGCGTGCCGATCGGCGCCGCGAACCCGAGCTCAGCGATCGCTTGTCGGTTTTTGACCATCACGAGTCGTCACGCTACCCGGTCGAGGCCGGATTCCGTTCCTACGGTGGTCGTAACCGAACAGCACGAACGAAGGAAACATGATGAGCGCCAAGGAAACCGTCCTCACCGCAGTCGGGCAACTCTTCGGTGAGAAGGACCCGTCCGCCGTCGACCGGTGGGTCTCCCCCACCTACCGTCAGCACAGTGCGCTGGCCACCGACGGTCCCGACGGGCTGCGCGGTCTGGTGGCCGGCCTGCCGGACGGGTTCCGCTACGAACAGCACCGGGTCCTGGCCGACGGTGACCTGGTCGCGCTGCACGGCACCTATCACGGGTTCGGTCCGGCGCCCCTCGTCGCGTTCGACATCTTCCGGGTCGAGGACGGCAGGCTGGCCGAACACTGGGACGCCCTCTCCCCCGTGGTCACCGAGACGGTCTCCGGCCGGTCACAGACCGACGGCCCGGTCGAGGTCACCGATCTCGGTCGTACCGAGGCGAACCGGGCGCTGGTCACCGGGTTCGTCGAGACCGTCCTCCAGGGCGGCAAGGTCGACGCCATCACCGATTTTCTGAGCACGGAGACGTACCACCAGCACAATGTCGGCATCGGTGACGGGCTCGACGGTCTCGGCGCCGCCCTGGCCGCGCTCGCCGAACAGGGCGTCACCATGGTCTACACGCGGCTGCACCGGGTCGTCGCGGAGGGGAACTTCGTGCTGACCGTGTCGGAGGGCAGCTTCGGCCCGACGCCGACCGCCTTCTACGACCTGTTCCGGGTCGCCGACGGCAAGATCGTCGAACACTGGGACCTCACCCCGGAGATCAAGACCGACCTCCCGCACGGCAACGGCCTGTTCTGATCATCGCGCCGGTCCGGGCGTCAGGGCCCGGCCCGGAGAACAGGAAGGCCCGGTCGTCAGAACGGGAAGGCCCGGTCCTGGTCGCGGGCGGTGAGCCACTGCAACTCGGTGAACTCCTCGGCGGCGACGCCGATGCCGAAGCGGCCCCAGCCGGTGTCCTTCACACCGCCGAACGGCATCTGCGGCTCGTCGTTGACGGTCTGGTCGTTGACGTGCACGATGCCGACCTCCAGTCGGGCCGCCAGCCGCAGCGCCCGGGGCACGTCGCGGGAGATGATCGACGCGACCAGGCCCAGGTCGGAGCGGTTGGCGAGCTCGACCGCCTGCTCGGCCGACTCGACGATCTCGACCGTCACGATCGGTCCGAACGTCTCGCCCTCGGCCAACTCGGTGTCCGGCGGAACGTCGACGAGCACCGTCGCCGGGTAGCACGGCGGGGCCGCCTCGCCGCCGACCAGCACCCGGGCGCCGGCGTCGACGGCCTGTTTGACACGCCGTTCGAGGGTGGCCAGCGCCCACTCGTTGATGACCGGCCCGACGACCGTCGTCGGGTCGGTCGGGTCGCCGGTGGGCAGGGTCGCCACCTTGGCCGCGAATTTGGTCAGGAACTCGTCGGCGACCGGGCGGGCGACGTAGATCCGGCGGGCGCACATGCACAGCTGCCCCTGGTGCAGAAAGGAGCCGTAGGTGGCGGCCTCGACCGCGTAGCCGACGTCGGCGTCCTCGGCGACGATCATCGGGTTCTGCCCGCTGAGCTGCAGCACCACCCGCTTGAGGCGGCTGCCCGCCTTCTCGGCGAGCCGCCGCCCGGTCGGGGTCGAGCCGGTGAAGTTGATCCGCTTGACCCGTCGGCTGTCGAGCAGCGCGTCGGCGATCACCCCGGCCTCGCCCGGCGCGTGTGTGACGACGTTGAGGACCCCGCGGGGCAGCCCCGCCTCCAGCAGGATCTCGGCCCAGATCGCCCCGCCGGTGAAGGGCGACTCCTCGGACGGCTTGAGCACGACCGTGTTGCCGAGGGCGATCGGGCCGATGATCGCGCGGCCGCTCAGGGTGAGTGACGCGTTCCAGGGTGCGATGGCGCCGACCACGCCCACCGGGCGGCGGATCGCCATCGCCTGTGTGCCGGGGATGTCGGAGGCGAGCAGCTCACCGACCGGCCGGTAGGCGAGCTGGGCGGCCTGGCGTAGCAGGTTGACCGCGAAGTCGACCTGGATCCGGCCGAACTGCGAACCACAGCCGGTCTCCAGGGCCAGCGACTCCAGAGCGTTGTCGCGACTGCCGTCGAGGATGTCGGCGGCCCGCAGCAGGATGGTCTGCCGCTGCGCGGGCGAGGCCTGCGACCACTGCGCGAACGCGGTGTGGGCCGCGTCGATGGCCCGTCGGGTGTCCTCCTCGTCGCCCGCCGCGACTCGTCCGATCAGCTCACCTGACCAGGGCGAACGGTTGTCGTAGGTGCGGCCGGAGACGGACCTCGACCACGTCCCGTCGATGAAGTGGAGTACGTCTCGCATGCCCTCACCCTATCGTTCGAGTAGATCGAACAGACCGTGCGTATCTTGAACGCATGACACAACCGGCGTCCGGCGACTTCTCTGTCTCGCTCGAAAGAGGCCTGACCATCCTGTCCGCGTTCGGCGGTGGGCGGCCGGTGCTCGGCATCGCCGACCTGGCCCGGATCGTCGGGGTCACCAAGAGCACCGCCCACCGGTACGTCGCCACGCTGGCCAACCTCGGTTATCTCCAGCAGGACCCGGACACCAGGAAATACTCCCTCGGGCCGAAGGTCGCCGACCTGGGGTTCGCCGCGATCGAGTCGATGGACCTGACCCGGGTGGCGGCACCGCTGCTGCAGAGCCTGGCCGACGAGACCGGCTTCACGGTCAGCATGGCGGTCTGCGAGAGCCGGGACGTGGTCTATGTCGACCGGCGGCGCAGTGGTCGCCGTAACACTCTGGCGATCGATCTCAACCTGCATGTCGGGTCGCGGCTGCCGGCGTACTGCACGTCGCTGGGCAAGGCGATCCTGGCGTTCCGGGATCCGCAGGCGCTGCGGCAGATCCTGGAGCGTTCGGACATGGCCCGGCGTGGGCCGAACACCATCACCAACCGTGAGCAGTTGATGGTCGCGCTGGCCAAGGTGCGCCAGACCGGGATCGCGGTGAACGACGAGGAACTGGCCCCCGGGCTGCGGTCGTTCGCCGCTCCGATCCGGGACCGCACCGGTGAGGTGATCGCGGCGGTGAACGTGGCGGTGCACCTGAGCGCCGCCCCGAACTCGCTGGAGGCGCTGACCGCGCAGATCGAGCCGCATCTGCGGCGTACCGCCCGGGAGATCTCGCAACGGCTGGGCCACCGTTCGGAGAATTAAAAAACTGTTTCAGCCAGTCGAACGGAGTGTTGCCCGCGTCACACCAGGCTCTTAGTTTCGTCGCACGCCGGGCCGGTCGCCTGTCGACCGGACCCGGCGGTCTCCGATCACTCATTGAAGGAGTGCGACGTGAGCCAGACTCCCCCCGGCGGATTCAGCCGCCGTTCCCTTATCAAAGCCGCCGGTCTCGGTGCCGCCACCCCGCTGCTGGGCGCCTGCGGCGGTCTCAAGGGCGCCGGCACCTCCGACTCCGACGTCCTCAAGATCGGCTATGTCAGCCCGCAGACCGGCCCGCTCGCCGGTTTCGCCAGCGCCGACAACTTCGTGGTCGCCCAGATCCAGGAGGCGATGAAGAACGGCTTCACCGCCGGCGGGAAGAAACGCACCATCGAGATCATCGTCAAGGACACCCAGTCCAACCCCAACCGGGCCACCGAGGTCACCCGGCAGCTGATCAACAGCGACAAGGTGGACCTGATCGTCGGCTCCTCCACCCCGGACACCACCAACCCGGTCGCCGACCAGTGCGAGGCCAACGGCATCCCGAACGTCACCACGATCGCACCGTGGGAGGCCTGGTTCCACGGCCGCAACGGCAAGTCCGGCGAGGGTTTCAAGTACACGACCCTGTTCTTCTTCGGCATGCAGCAGTTCGCCGACTGCTTCTTCCCGATGTGGGACCGGGCCGGTGTCACCAGCAAGAACGTGGCCGCGCTGTGGCCCAACGACACCGACGCCAACGCGTTCCGCAACGGCCTGGGCCAGATGATGACCACGGCCGGCTGGACGCCCGTCGACGGGGGCGCCTACCAGAACGGTGCCACCGACTTCACCACCCAGATCGCGAAGTT of the Actinoplanes sichuanensis genome contains:
- a CDS encoding aldehyde dehydrogenase family protein — its product is MRDVLHFIDGTWSRSVSGRTYDNRSPWSGELIGRVAAGDEEDTRRAIDAAHTAFAQWSQASPAQRQTILLRAADILDGSRDNALESLALETGCGSQFGRIQVDFAVNLLRQAAQLAYRPVGELLASDIPGTQAMAIRRPVGVVGAIAPWNASLTLSGRAIIGPIALGNTVVLKPSEESPFTGGAIWAEILLEAGLPRGVLNVVTHAPGEAGVIADALLDSRRVKRINFTGSTPTGRRLAEKAGSRLKRVVLQLSGQNPMIVAEDADVGYAVEAATYGSFLHQGQLCMCARRIYVARPVADEFLTKFAAKVATLPTGDPTDPTTVVGPVINEWALATLERRVKQAVDAGARVLVGGEAAPPCYPATVLVDVPPDTELAEGETFGPIVTVEIVESAEQAVELANRSDLGLVASIISRDVPRALRLAARLEVGIVHVNDQTVNDEPQMPFGGVKDTGWGRFGIGVAAEEFTELQWLTARDQDRAFPF
- a CDS encoding flagellar biosynthesis protein FlhF, yielding MHRRVTHLLLMIGFAIGAYLALSAFDRAAWADGVLPAPPAPIGKPAVDAGKVGTSTVPRKAVPSKPVVPKAEQARSDQRRAASARPVDRKPTLSKIGDRKRPVQTAVVRDLSNPPSAKPVSRAATSRAPSRAVSASANPPKAAATLNRTPEVGTGARIAASDPTAVIDAAVRPSLPRRLPALPPMPVVDVVVDLLPEAGQPTLRSTMAVVNAVVDRLQAIPQSPTASVGSVSGRLPAPGLIVDRSSVDRRLPPAVVAQPLPATTCPAAAPAGGWPADTSAGSSTAGVRAERTANVLRSAPVTPEPPVAPTGPDGQSAGCGGLRDSGGGHVPSTGDVPSSWWPGIPAAGTLAPEQASTTGRSVRYCSPPS
- a CDS encoding NIPSNAP family protein; this encodes MITCVVHYVIDPAKIADFERFAREWMRLVNAHGGVHHGYFLPAEGASDRAEALFSFDSLAAYERYRERFGVDPEFVAADRIRNESGCVLRWDRTFMRPLLPEVDS
- a CDS encoding helix-turn-helix domain-containing protein, which encodes MVKNRQAIAELGFAAPIGTPGGIEVLDLARLRGRAFGTPRRPTFHHLLCLRAGRLEHTVDFTVHTLTPGRWMWGRPGQVQQWGDLTAAEGTLILFEPEFPDPATAAAVRLDDPYAPVLHDPDDGAALAASAAHLTSVFTAPVRTTIEVRQAVLRHLLAVLLLQLAPPAGGPSGGDTFLRFRDAVERDFTRTRRLEDYAHRLGWSARTLSRATRAATGVNAKDFIDRRLILEAKRLLAHSDQTAAQIAARLGFSSATNFSKYFHQRAGLTPIAFRDTLR
- a CDS encoding response regulator transcription factor — encoded protein: MIRILLAEPVNLLRGALAATLSLEEDLTVVAELDRLDKAPGMARAVRADVAVVDIGLSPVAGLGTDEVRCGTLLLAGSEAPATLHRALEDPHVRGVISTQAAPHELVQAIRQLVRGERVVDPRLAVAMVAARPSPLSAREADVLRVAGSGVPSTEVAAMLHLTAGTVRNYMSVILRKTGARNRLEAVRVAESAGWLQ
- a CDS encoding IclR family transcriptional regulator produces the protein MTQPASGDFSVSLERGLTILSAFGGGRPVLGIADLARIVGVTKSTAHRYVATLANLGYLQQDPDTRKYSLGPKVADLGFAAIESMDLTRVAAPLLQSLADETGFTVSMAVCESRDVVYVDRRRSGRRNTLAIDLNLHVGSRLPAYCTSLGKAILAFRDPQALRQILERSDMARRGPNTITNREQLMVALAKVRQTGIAVNDEELAPGLRSFAAPIRDRTGEVIAAVNVAVHLSAAPNSLEALTAQIEPHLRRTAREISQRLGHRSEN
- a CDS encoding nuclear transport factor 2 family protein; translation: MSAKETVLTAVGQLFGEKDPSAVDRWVSPTYRQHSALATDGPDGLRGLVAGLPDGFRYEQHRVLADGDLVALHGTYHGFGPAPLVAFDIFRVEDGRLAEHWDALSPVVTETVSGRSQTDGPVEVTDLGRTEANRALVTGFVETVLQGGKVDAITDFLSTETYHQHNVGIGDGLDGLGAALAALAEQGVTMVYTRLHRVVAEGNFVLTVSEGSFGPTPTAFYDLFRVADGKIVEHWDLTPEIKTDLPHGNGLF
- a CDS encoding ABC transporter substrate-binding protein, which translates into the protein MSQTPPGGFSRRSLIKAAGLGAATPLLGACGGLKGAGTSDSDVLKIGYVSPQTGPLAGFASADNFVVAQIQEAMKNGFTAGGKKRTIEIIVKDTQSNPNRATEVTRQLINSDKVDLIVGSSTPDTTNPVADQCEANGIPNVTTIAPWEAWFHGRNGKSGEGFKYTTLFFFGMQQFADCFFPMWDRAGVTSKNVAALWPNDTDANAFRNGLGQMMTTAGWTPVDGGAYQNGATDFTTQIAKFKNSGAELFTCTPIPPDFQTFWKQAQQQGFRPKLATVAKVMLFPSEAEALGPLTNNIATDIWWSPAHPYKSVLDGRTAKQLADDFAASTGKQWTQALGSIYSLFEVAIQAFKDAGDPKDRDEVAAKLKAMKISCMSGDLDFTAGPEPGIAIQHPVGGQWRKGTTFPWDVVIVDNSANKAVPIGGDLLPTNA